The nucleotide window CACTGTATCGTCGAAGATCGCGCCGAGCAGTGGATGATCAACACCGACAAAGGCCTGCATCGCGGCAGAGGTCAGCGCGATCTTGTATCCCGCTATGCTGGCGCCGCTGCGCTCCTGACGCATGGAGACAAACGCCTCCTGGGCCCTGTAGGCCTCTGCAATGTCTGACAGCGCCAGTTCCCCTGAAAGCGCCACATACGGCACGCAGCCCGCATGCTCATCCAGCAGATGCCGGGCCACGGCCCGCTCCTTCTCCAAATCCCTGCCGGCCTCGGCCATGGTGGTCTCCTCCTTCTTCTCGTTCAGGCGCAAGTCTCCCCGATACCGGGCCGTCCCTCAAGCACGTGCTACGCTTGACGGCAAGTCCGTTCGTGACACAGTCCACACAAAGGATTCCGGGCATCGGGTTTTGGGGGAGCCGTAATGGCGCAGGAAAAGACTCAACAAGAAACACAATCGTCGGCTTTCGAGGCCCACACCCCGGCCCGGATCGCCGAACTTGTCGAGACATCCGGCATCGGCAAGGCTCGGCTCCCTGCCCTCAAGATCCTACTCCTCGCCGTTCTCGCGGGGGCCTTCATCTCCCTCGGAGCGATGGTCTTCACAGTCACCGTCACGGGCAGCGAACTCGGTCTAGGCCCGACCCGGCTGCTCGGCGGGATAGCCTTTTCTCTCGGCCTCATCCTGGTCGTTGTCGGCGGTGCCGAGCTTTTCACCGGGAACAGCCTGATGGTCATGGCCTGGGTCGATGGCAAGGTCGGCACGAAAGGCCTCATCCGAAACTGGAGCCTTGTCTATCTCGGCAACCTCGCCGGGGCCGTCACCACCGCCTTCATTGCCTGGCGCGCCGGCGTGCTCGAGATCGGGGGCGGCGCGGTTCTGGAAACCGCAACCCGGATCGCCATTGGAAAACTCGAACTTTCATTCGAACAATCCTTCTGGCGCGGCCTCCTGTGTAACGTTCTGGTTTGCCTCGCCGTCTGGCTCTGCATAGCGGCCCGCACAGTCTCCGGCAAAATTCTCGCCATCCTGTTCCCGATCAGCGCATTCGTCGCCATCGGCCTCGAGCATTCCATCGCCAATATGTACTTTCTGCCCCTCGCCGCTTTTTCGGGAATTCCCGAAGCAAGCCTCATGCGAATCGCAGGTAATCTGCTGCCGGTCACTCTCGGCAACATGGTCGGGGGCGGAGTATTCGTGGCCTTGATTTATTGGATGATCTACCGCCGCCCTTAGGGGTTTTTAAACCAATAATATGGTAATTTATCAGCGACATAGACGAATGCGGGCATAAAAAACAGACCGGCGCCGAGAATCAAGGCGCAATGAGTGCGCATTATTTTCTGGAAATTGATTTCGTTCGAACTTATTTACTAAGTCATTGAGATGTAACCCGTGCGGGAAAGGTGCGAGGCGGCCGATATGGTCATCAAAGGTAAGGTGAAGAAATCGATCAAGAAGCAGATACGCCACCAGGGCTTTGCCGAGGTGGATCTGACGCTTGACCAGATTCAGAAACTTAACCTGATCAATGACGACCGCGGCATGGACCGGGAAAACGAACGGTTCTGGAAGCTGGTCCGCGCCATCCGGGATCACGGCTACGCATCATCCGACCCGCTCCACATCTTCTATCTCGACGACAGCTTCGTGCTTGTCGATGGCGGCCACCGTTTGACCGCCGCCCGAAAGGTGGCGGAAGAATGGCTGTCAAACCTGTTCCGGGAAAAGGTCCACTATATCAGCTGCCTGGTGACAGAAGGCCCGCTGCAGGATGTCTCGGACAACGACAACCGCTCCCTGCCTGCCTGACCGACCAAGATTCCGCTCACTTAGCCAGCCGCGCCCCATTGGCAATCGTGGCCCGCTCCTGTATCAGTTCGCCTAGGCGGCCCCGTAGCTCAGCAGGATAGAGCGACAGATTCCTAATCTGTAGGTCACTGGTTCGAATCCAGTCGGGGTCACCACTTTTCTTCTCATACAATCCAACGCGAAAACCGAGTCTGAATCATAATCTCTAGGGGTGCCAGAGATTGATGTGGAGTGGTCACGTCAGGCGCTGGCAACCATTCATGCATACAGGGAGGTCACGGGGGTTGAGTGACCAAACAATAAAAAACGAAACCCCGCCAATATACACCCATCATTTTCCGCACACTCCAAGACGTCGCATGGCGCATGCTATCGTTCTCTTGCCATAAAAAGGAGAACCGGCATGCAACCCCATATCGAAACAGCACGTTCATTCTACCGTGAAATGATGACCCTTATTGTCCGGTCTGGTTATCGCATCTCGATCGAAAGCGACATGAGTGAATGGAAGCGCATAATGCTGGGAGCGCCCGCAACGACGGCCGTTTCGAGCATGTTCGACCCTGACAAGGCCGACTACCTGCCAAGCGACGCCTTCTGGTTGCGCGTATCAAACAAGAACGCGGAGACTGTCGCGATCATCTGTGACCGGGTCATCGAGACTGGAGATTTTGTCGGCTTCGTGAAGGAAACCGGAATGTTCGCGGATCCGTGCACGAGACACCCGATCGGGATGGATTTATCCGGCAAAATCGGGCATGCGGGGGGGCTATGGGTCCATCCGAAAGCACGCAAGACCGGACTTTCTCAATCTCTGCCCCGCCTCGTTCGTGCACTTTCCGTAATTCACTGGGGCGTTGACCGACATTGCGGCATCATTCTGTCTGGCCTTCATGACAAAGGCTTCGGTGCGGGTGTGTATGGCTTCGAGCGCGAATGGCTTGGCCTATCAGGTGATTTTCGTCTCACCGGAAAGGCCGACCGGATCTATTTTATCGACATCAATGCCGAGGAAATCGCCCGGCAACAGGCCCTGGAACTCGACTGTTTTATGAACAACGGCGCAAAGGACCTGATCGATTTCTCGGCCATTTGTGGACAGCGGCATGATCAATCGGCGGTACGCGTACCATTTGCCGACGGAGCGCGTATGAACCTCGGATAGAGAAATACGGCTTCGGAAGGCTGCATCGGCATAGAGACTGGCAAGACTGGACCAGAGCTTTGGGCCAAAGAGCGGTACAGTTTCTCCGAAATATCTCGGCTGAAATCCGCCCGTTACAGTCGTACCGAAGCCGAATCTCTCGAATTCGAAAGTGGCTGGCTCGTCAGAAACATTCAGAATATGAATATAAGGCAGTACATCCGGTGCGCGGCGTGCGATTTCATTGAATGAGATCCCGGAAATGCTGGGTGCTTTGCGATTTCCAGCGCGCGAAGTCAGAGTAAAAATTTCCGCGAGTTGATTGTCAGCTCCAAGGCGAAAATCCAGCTTGTCGTACGTGACAATCGCTGCCGGATCTTCTCCTTTGATGACATCAAGGCGCATGCCGTCCAAGATCACACCACCACCACCAGACAAACTCCCGCATTCTGGAAAAGTGGCAGGATCGTTACATCGCACAGGGAGCCAGCACTGACCGTGTATCTGCGTGCGCCGTCTTCCGAGTTCCTGATCTCGTTTTCAATAATTCTCGTAATCGTCTCGGCAACCTCGGCGCTGACATAGTGCCCACTTTCGATCACCTCAATCCGACTGTCCACGAGCTGAAAGAGCACATGACAGGGACCGGAGAGCGACGGTTGAGAAGCGATTGCCGTCAGAACGGCTTCACGATCATCTGTTCGAGCAAGCTCATAATAGAGACGAAGCGCGACCATGGCCGTCTCCGGGATATCATCCACGAAATCAGTTTCCCGCCAGCTATGCAGCGGTAAAAGATCTTCGTTGGACTGCAACGCCATCCCCCTAAGCATCTTAGAATCAGATTATTAGCCAAGAACCTGCGTACCTTATGGCGACTTTTCGAAATAAGTCCAGACTGAAAGCAAGTATTTAATTCGTATTTCAGGACACAAGAAACCAATGCAGCAGGCGCCCCGCCACAGCAAGAACGGTCACACCTATGCACCAGAGCAGGACGGTCCAGCCCAGTTTGCGAACGATTTGCGGCACCAGAGATACCCCTTTAATTCCAGATTTTTCGTGAGACTCTCGATGAAAATGAGCTGACTAACCAAGGATTAAAGGCAAAAATAAGGCAGCTCTGACGAGCAAGAATTAGAGACCTCCCCTTGAATATCGCCGACCGCCTGATCGTGATCGACGGCAGCATCCATGCGGGAACAGACATCGATCCTAAATCCGGTGAGAAAGGGCGGAAAATAGCGCCAGGGCAGACCGGACCGCCGATAGGCGGCGCGCGCCCCGTCAACTCATGGCAATTCAGTCGTGACCGACGGTGGCGGTTTCCATGCGACGTTTCGGCACACTCCGAAAGCTTCGAAAGGTCAGATATCCGCGCTCCTTTAAAGGCCGTTCAGCCTGCCCATGACATCCATCAGCTTGGGCACATGGGTCTTGCCCTCGCCCTGGGCATTGGCCAGCGCGTAGATCTGCTGAACGGTCGCGCCGATCAGTGCCGTCGAGCCTGCATCCGCCGCGACCCGGTTGTAATAGGAGACATCTTTCAGAGCGTTCTCGATTGCGAACTGAAGCCCGCTCGCATCCTGCTTCAACGGCCAGTCCATGACCTTCTGGAAAAGCCCGTTATTGAGTGCGCCAGCAGAGATCACCTCGTGCAATCCTGCGATGCTGACATCGGCCTTCCGCGCCGTGGTGACGGCTTCCGCGAAGAGTGCGACCATGCTCATGGACATGAAATTGTTGATCAGTTTCAGGCTGTGCGCCGCCCCAAGCGGGCCGACATGGAAGATGTTCTTTGCAAAGCTCTCGATGGCCGGACGCGCCGTCTCAAGATCTTTCTCCGGACCGCCGACCAGCACGTTCAGGGTGCCGCTCTCCGCTTCCTTGGGAGTCATCGTCAGCGGCGTGTCCAGCATGGCAACGCCCTTCTCCCGGAGCGCCGATCCGATCCGCTTCGTCTCGCCCGGATCGGCAGTCGTGGAATCGGCGACGATCAGGCCCTCATGAGCCCCGGCCAGGATTCCGTCAGCGCCAAGGACAACGCGCCCCACAATTTCGGAATTCGGCAGACAGAGAAAGACCAGGTCCGAGGCTTCGGCGACCCCGCGCGCCGTGGAAATTTCCCGGGCCCCAAGAGAGACCAGATGCTCGATTGGCTCGCGATTCCTGTTACCCATGACCGTCAGGGGGAAGCCCTTCTCGACCAGATTTTTGGCCATGCCATGGCCCATCAGCCCGGCCCCTATGAACCCCACCCGCATTTGCACGGTCATCGCATCCTCCCCGAATGATTGACCATGAGCTTACCCGCATCGCGGCAGGGCTATCTACGGTCTACGCTTGCCCGGATATGAAGAAGGCCCCGGCGCGGTGTGCGTCGGGGCCTTCTTCTTTCGGTATCGCAGAGGAACTCGCTCAGGTTTCCGCTTCCAGAAGTGCAGCGGCCTTGTTCCGCCGCATCGCGAATATCTGCTGCAACAGAACCGGCGCCGCAAAGGCGGCCGCGTAAAGATCGCTGCTCACTCCCGGGGCCACCAACAGAATTCCCGCCAGGGCCATGGCCGCGCGGGCGATCCCCGGCATCGGGGCCAGGAAGTAAGCCGCGACGGACGTTGCCAACATGAAGACACCGACCCCGCAGGTGATCGACGTCACCAGGAAAGCCTCCCAGGTGAAGTACGAGTCGATCACGATCAGCATTGCCGGCGAATAGACGAACACCATCGGAACCAGCAACTTGGCGATACCCAGGGTGAAGGCCGAGACACCGGTCTTGAACGGGTTGGCGCCCGCGATCCCGGCCGCCGCATAGGCCGAGGCGCAGACCGGCGGGGTAATCTCGGAAATCACGCCGTAATAGAGCACGAACAGATGCGCTGCGAGTGGGGGCACACCGAGATTGCCAAGTGCCGGTTGAGCAACTGTGGCAAGCATGATGTAGAGCGCTGTGGTTGGCAGGCCCGCCCCCATCAGGATGCAGGTGATGGCGATCAGAATGAGCGAAATCAGCAGCGTTACGCCGTCCGTGGTGAACGAGGCCAGCGGGAACCAGTCGATCAAGGGCAGAACGCCCTCGGCAATTTCACGGGCACTGTTCGCGACCATGAAACCGAGCCGGAACCCGAGTCCGGTTGAATTCACCACACCGACAATAATGCCGATGGCGGCACAGACCGCACCGACGGCGAGCGCGTATTTCACGCCCAGCACCGCCGCGTCGAAAATGTCCCGGAAACCGATGCGGTGCATCGGGTTGAGCAGGCCGACGGTAAGGGCCGTGGTAATTCCCCAGAAGGCGGCCATGTTCGGCGAATACCCGCTGAACAGCACATAGATCAGAACCGCGAGCGGCAGAACAGTCGGCCAACCGCGGCGCAGGACTCTGAAGAGGTTCGGAATTTCTTCGGCCGGCATGCCCTTGAGGCCGAGCCGCTTGGCCTGGAAATGTACGATCGAGAGCACGCCGATGTAATGCATCAGCGCCGGCACGATCGCCGCGACGACGATCGTCGTGTACGGAACCTCGAGAAACTCGGCCATGACGAAGGCCGCGGCCCCCATGATCGGCGGCGTTATCTGGCCGCCGGCACTGGACGCCGCCTCGACACCGCCCGCCAGATGCCCCGGATAGCCCATCCGCTTCATGTTCGGAATGGTCAGCGAACCTGTCGAGACCGTGTTCGCGATTGAGGAGCCGGAAATGGTGCCGAAGAAAGCCGAGGACACGACGCTCACCTTGGCGAGACCGCCCGTGTAGCGCCCCGCCATCACAGCAGCGATATCGACGAAGAACTGACCGAGGCCCATGCGCTGGGCGAGCACGCCGAACAGCACGAAATGGAAGACGACGGTCGAGACGATCCAAAGGGTCACGCCGAAGATGCCTTCGGCCGGGAAATACATGTTGTTGATGTACTGGGCCCAGGAAATGCCGGGATGCATCAGGATCTGCAACGGCATGTAGGGACCGAAGATGGCATAGCAGGTAAAGATACCGATGATGATCGGAACGACCATGCCCAAAGTCCGGCGCACGGCCTCAAGCAGGACGACGATCAGCGCCGTGCCGAAGACAATGTCGATATCCGCCGGATCGCCCTGGCGCATGACCTGTTCAACAAGATGCAGCTGGATGCCGAAGAACTCGACATCGACGCCATACCAGGTCACCCCGATATAGAGCGAGCAGGCGATGCCGACGGCGATGAAAAGCCAGTCCCAGAGCGGCACCGTGCCCGGCCGCCACCAGGCAGGCGCCTGAATTGTCATCAGGCGGTCGGATTTAATGATCGGGTAGCAAATGAAAACCAGCAGGATGACCCCGGACATGTGGAAACCCATGTGCCAGTAGTCGATTGGCGTGCCAAAGCCCGCCGTGACGTAGTGATATCCCGCGAAGAAAATCGAAAAAAGGTAAATGAACCACTCCATGAGTGGCGTTTGCGTCCGTGTCTGCAGACCGGAATCATATTTACGTTCAAGCTCTTCGGCGGTTTTGACGTCGAATTCGGCCATGCTCTGCCCGGACTTTCAGTGGTTCTGATAAATGGAAAAAAGAAAAACGGAGACAGGGCAATCCGCGCCTGTCTCCGCTAACGGTCCTTATTTGATAAGGCCGACTTCCTTGTAGAACTTCTCTGCGCCCGGATGGACCGGGATCAGGACGCCCTTGAGGGCGGTTTCAAGCACGATCTGTTTGCCCTTGGCATGGCCCTTGTCGAGCAGCTTGCGGGTGTTCTTGTTCCACAGAGCCTTGGTGATCTCGTACACCAGCTCTTCAGGCTGATTAACGCCGGTGATCAGCTGGCCGCTGACGGCAACGGTCGGCACATCGTAGGTGATGTTCTGGTAGGTACCGGCCGGGATCAGGGACTCGACATAATAAGGGATGATCGAGTTGATCTCTTTGCGCTCTTCCTCTGAGAAGGTGTAGAGCTCGAAGCCTTTGGTCGAGCCAAGCTGGATCAGCGCCGCAAACGGGGTGCCGCCTGCATAGAAGAAGGCATCGATCTGACCGTCGGCCAGACGCTGGGTGCTCTGGCCCAGGTTCAGTTCAAGCTCGTCAGCCTTGATATCGTAGTGCTTGAGGATCATCCGCACGGAAACCTGGGTTCCCGAACCGGCGGCCGCGACACCGACCTTCTTTCCGGCCAGATCCTTAAGGCTGCCCAGCTTTGTGCCTTTCGGCAGCACGAGGTGCATGTCTTCCGGATAGAGATTGGCGATCATCCGGATATTGCTTTTTTTGGCCCCGACAAACTTGCCTTCGCCGTTAAAGCCCTGGGTCACGCTCTGAGCGCCGGCAAGACCGGCATCAAGCTGGCCTGCATCGATGGCGTTCACATTGGCAACGGACGCATTGGTAGAAACCGCAATGGCGACCAGGCCCGGGACGCCGCAGCTTCCGCCCTTGTCGCAGGCGCGCGAGCCTGGCGGGTTGGAAATCGCGTTCGCGATCAGGCCACCGATCGGATAGTAGGTGCCGCCGGCGCCACCGGTACCGATCCGCCAGAACTTCATGTCTTGGGCGTAGGACGGAGCGATAATGCCCGCAATCCCTACGATGGCGATAAAGGCGGCAACAAACGCCCTAATTCGAAACTTCATTATTCATTCTCCACTTCGCGCAAGACAGAGCACCCCCCTGGTGCAAAACGTCGCGAAGCGTGCCTGCTGAGATTTTGCGGCGCAATAAATTCTTAATGAGCTGGAGTGATTTCACTCCATATTCGAGAAAATTAATCCAGCACAACCCGTGACAGAAAGCAGAACATAGCTAGCGGAGACACCCTTGCCGGGCCGGATCATGAAATGAAAGAGCCCCGCAGCATGATCTGCTGCGGGGCCCGTATCAGTTCTTAGAGGAACGCAGGATCAGGCGATATCGAACCGGCCTGCATTCATGACCTTGGTCCAGGCGGCGACGAAGTCCGTCACGAACTTCTCCTTGTTGTCGTCCTGGGCATAGACCTCTGCATAGGCGCGGAGGATCGAGTTGGAGCCGAAGACGAGATCCATCCGGGTCGCCGTCCACTTCACCGCACCGGTCTTCCGATCCTGGATCTCGTAGGAGCTTTTGCCTGTCGGGACCCACTTGTTGGCCATGTCGCACAGGTTGACGAAGAAGTCGGTGGCGAGAGCGCCTTCCTTGTCGGTGAACACGCCATGCTTGGTGCCGCCGTGGTTAGCACCCAACATCCGCATGCCGCCGACGAGGCAGGTCATCTCCGGCGCGGTCAGGCCCATGAGCTGTGCGCGGTCGAGCATGATCTCTTCCGGGCTCACCACATATTCCTGCTTCTGCCAGTTGCGGAAACCGTCAGCGAGCGGCTCCATGGAGTCGAAGGAGTCAGCATCGGTCTGCTCCTGGGTCGCGTCGCCGCGGCCCGGGGTGAACGGCACCGCCACCTTGAAGCCGGCGGCCTTGATCGCCTGCTCGACACCAATATTACCGGCAAGCACGATCACGTCGGCGAGGCTAGCGCCCGCTTCCTTCGCGATCGGCTCGAGCACGGAGAGAACTTTCTCGAGACGCTTCGGCTCGTTGCCTTCCCAATCTTTCTGCGGTGCCAGGCGGATGCGGGCACCGTCGGTGCCGCCCCGCATGTCGGAACCGCGATAGGTCCGGGCACTGTCCCATGCGGTGGAGACCATCTCGCCCATGGAGAGGCCGCTGGCGGCAATCTTCGCCTTGACCGCATCCACGTCGTAGCTCTTCGATCCTTCCGGAACCGGATCCATCCAGATCAGCTCTTCAGACGGCACGTCCGGGCCGAAGTAACGGGCTTTCGGGCCCATGTCGCGATGGGTCAGCTTGAACCAGGCGCGGGCGAAGCAGTCGGAGAAGTAGTCGAAGTCATTGAAGAACTTCTCGGAAATCTTCCGATATTCCGGGTCCATCTTCATCGCCATGTCGGCGTCGGTCATCATCGGCATCTTGCGCACCGACGGATCGGACGCGTCGACCGGCATGTCCTCTTCCTTGATGTCGATCGGCTCCCACTGGTTGGCGCCGGCCGGGCTCTTCGTCAGCTTCCACTCGTAGTTCAGCAACAGGTGCAGATAACCGTTGTCCCACTTGGTCGGGTTGGCGGTCCAGGCACCCTCGATACCGCTGGTGATGGCCATGTTGGCCTTCGCGGTACCGGCAGGGTTGGTCCAGCCGAAGCCCTGCTCCTCAAGATCGGCTGCTTCCGGTTCCGCGCCGAGGGCACCGGCATCACCGGCGCCGTGCGCCTTGCCGACGGTGTGGCCGCCAACGGTGAGCGCGACGGTTTCCTCGTCGTTCATCGCCATGCGGGCGAAGGTCTCACGGACCTGGCCGGCAGTCTTCAGCGGATCAGGCT belongs to Nisaea sp. and includes:
- a CDS encoding TAXI family TRAP transporter solute-binding subunit encodes the protein MKFRIRAFVAAFIAIVGIAGIIAPSYAQDMKFWRIGTGGAGGTYYPIGGLIANAISNPPGSRACDKGGSCGVPGLVAIAVSTNASVANVNAIDAGQLDAGLAGAQSVTQGFNGEGKFVGAKKSNIRMIANLYPEDMHLVLPKGTKLGSLKDLAGKKVGVAAAGSGTQVSVRMILKHYDIKADELELNLGQSTQRLADGQIDAFFYAGGTPFAALIQLGSTKGFELYTFSEEERKEINSIIPYYVESLIPAGTYQNITYDVPTVAVSGQLITGVNQPEELVYEITKALWNKNTRKLLDKGHAKGKQIVLETALKGVLIPVHPGAEKFYKEVGLIK
- a CDS encoding ParB N-terminal domain-containing protein, translated to MVIKGKVKKSIKKQIRHQGFAEVDLTLDQIQKLNLINDDRGMDRENERFWKLVRAIRDHGYASSDPLHIFYLDDSFVLVDGGHRLTAARKVAEEWLSNLFREKVHYISCLVTEGPLQDVSDNDNRSLPA
- a CDS encoding formate/nitrite transporter family protein, with translation MAQEKTQQETQSSAFEAHTPARIAELVETSGIGKARLPALKILLLAVLAGAFISLGAMVFTVTVTGSELGLGPTRLLGGIAFSLGLILVVVGGAELFTGNSLMVMAWVDGKVGTKGLIRNWSLVYLGNLAGAVTTAFIAWRAGVLEIGGGAVLETATRIAIGKLELSFEQSFWRGLLCNVLVCLAVWLCIAARTVSGKILAILFPISAFVAIGLEHSIANMYFLPLAAFSGIPEASLMRIAGNLLPVTLGNMVGGGVFVALIYWMIYRRP
- a CDS encoding NAD(P)-dependent oxidoreductase, with product MTVQMRVGFIGAGLMGHGMAKNLVEKGFPLTVMGNRNREPIEHLVSLGAREISTARGVAEASDLVFLCLPNSEIVGRVVLGADGILAGAHEGLIVADSTTADPGETKRIGSALREKGVAMLDTPLTMTPKEAESGTLNVLVGGPEKDLETARPAIESFAKNIFHVGPLGAAHSLKLINNFMSMSMVALFAEAVTTARKADVSIAGLHEVISAGALNNGLFQKVMDWPLKQDASGLQFAIENALKDVSYYNRVAADAGSTALIGATVQQIYALANAQGEGKTHVPKLMDVMGRLNGL
- the katG gene encoding catalase/peroxidase HPI, with the translated sequence MNEMNKCPVMHGGNTEAKMSPTEWWPKALNLDILHQHDTKSNPLGKDFNYREELKKLDIAALKKDMHALMTESQDWWPADWGHYGGLMIRLAWHSAGSYRLADGRGGAGTGNIRFAPLNSWPDNASLDKARRLLWPIKKKYGNKVSWGDLYILAGTIAYESMGLKTFGFGFGREDIWHPEKDVYWGAEKEWLAPSDTRYGSVENPATMENPLAAVQMGLIYVNPEGVNGKPDPLKTAGQVRETFARMAMNDEETVALTVGGHTVGKAHGAGDAGALGAEPEAADLEEQGFGWTNPAGTAKANMAITSGIEGAWTANPTKWDNGYLHLLLNYEWKLTKSPAGANQWEPIDIKEEDMPVDASDPSVRKMPMMTDADMAMKMDPEYRKISEKFFNDFDYFSDCFARAWFKLTHRDMGPKARYFGPDVPSEELIWMDPVPEGSKSYDVDAVKAKIAASGLSMGEMVSTAWDSARTYRGSDMRGGTDGARIRLAPQKDWEGNEPKRLEKVLSVLEPIAKEAGASLADVIVLAGNIGVEQAIKAAGFKVAVPFTPGRGDATQEQTDADSFDSMEPLADGFRNWQKQEYVVSPEEIMLDRAQLMGLTAPEMTCLVGGMRMLGANHGGTKHGVFTDKEGALATDFFVNLCDMANKWVPTGKSSYEIQDRKTGAVKWTATRMDLVFGSNSILRAYAEVYAQDDNKEKFVTDFVAAWTKVMNAGRFDIA
- a CDS encoding TRAP transporter permease; amino-acid sequence: MAEFDVKTAEELERKYDSGLQTRTQTPLMEWFIYLFSIFFAGYHYVTAGFGTPIDYWHMGFHMSGVILLVFICYPIIKSDRLMTIQAPAWWRPGTVPLWDWLFIAVGIACSLYIGVTWYGVDVEFFGIQLHLVEQVMRQGDPADIDIVFGTALIVVLLEAVRRTLGMVVPIIIGIFTCYAIFGPYMPLQILMHPGISWAQYINNMYFPAEGIFGVTLWIVSTVVFHFVLFGVLAQRMGLGQFFVDIAAVMAGRYTGGLAKVSVVSSAFFGTISGSSIANTVSTGSLTIPNMKRMGYPGHLAGGVEAASSAGGQITPPIMGAAAFVMAEFLEVPYTTIVVAAIVPALMHYIGVLSIVHFQAKRLGLKGMPAEEIPNLFRVLRRGWPTVLPLAVLIYVLFSGYSPNMAAFWGITTALTVGLLNPMHRIGFRDIFDAAVLGVKYALAVGAVCAAIGIIVGVVNSTGLGFRLGFMVANSAREIAEGVLPLIDWFPLASFTTDGVTLLISLILIAITCILMGAGLPTTALYIMLATVAQPALGNLGVPPLAAHLFVLYYGVISEITPPVCASAYAAAGIAGANPFKTGVSAFTLGIAKLLVPMVFVYSPAMLIVIDSYFTWEAFLVTSITCGVGVFMLATSVAAYFLAPMPGIARAAMALAGILLVAPGVSSDLYAAAFAAPVLLQQIFAMRRNKAAALLEAET